A region of Apus apus isolate bApuApu2 chromosome 14, bApuApu2.pri.cur, whole genome shotgun sequence DNA encodes the following proteins:
- the CASKIN1 gene encoding caskin-1, protein MGKDQELVQAVKAEDIAAVQKLLQRPKPGKAKLLGSAKKVNVNFQDTDGFSALHHAALNGNTELISLLLEAQAAVDIKDNKGMRPLHYAAWQGKKEPMKMVLKAGSSVNIPSDEGQIPLHLAAQHGHYDVSEMLLQHQSNPCIMDNSGKTPLDLACEFGRVGVVQLLLSSNMCAALLEPKPGDTTDPNGTSPLHLAAKNGHIDIIRLLLQAGIDINRQTKAGTALHEAALCGKTDVVRLLLDSGINAHVRNTYNQTALDIVNQFTTSQASKEIKQMLRDASAALQVRAIKDYCNNYDLTSLNVKAGDVITVLEQHADGRWKGCIHDNRTGNDRVGYFPSSLVEAISKRTGSWETVTIPQQYQKIPLPAYGAAVLNGDASSHAFHSLPPPPPPPPHSHQTLFSSFGYHRLSPSSADEPRYGQGSRGADMSPSHLSPSQGGSVVPAPAEEIWVLRKPFAGGDRSSLGSTGSVASARSSGSGQSAGSGAHALHAGSEGVKLLATVLSQKASAQETVVGDGPAKAQDIPAGSSRSQSMAGSPYGPQPPAEPQLKKMEPPSEGKSSEAVYQWLCKFQLQLYAPNFINAGYDITTISRMTPEDLTAIGVTKPGHRKKIASEINNLNIPEWLPEYKPANLALWLSMIGLSQYYKVLVENGYENIDFITDITWEDLQEIGITKLGHQKKLMLAVKKLAELQRAELGKYEPGTLKRKASAAACPDVLAIESPPPEPAECQSPKMTTFQDSELSSELQVAMTGEAPEEPPEKATNTAAPGYRSPPGLGGRTRQMSSSQELLGDGPRGPPAAAISKSQEYLAEGAGEAPPAPPKEGRQPRHGHPVKRASVPPVPGKPRQPFAPSTGHLTPPQTPSKPRPPSPQGPLVPHATAKVKPTPQLLPPGDRPVSPRSLPQSPTHRGFAYVLPQPAEGEGGPPGVPVLPVSVPVLCLPPAGEGEEEPGRPKKRAHSLNRYAASDSEQERDELLVPDAGPYATVQRRVGRSHSVRAPAGGDKNVNRSQSFAVRPKKKGPPPPPPKRSSSAISSTGMAEDFPKEGEGEVAAGTPTAEGESRREQRRASDLGGSVDTGSAGSVRSIAAMLEMSSIGGGARALALQKPHVAGGPGPAKAPESYYLQPGVPPGSPERARVATVLATVKHKEAIGLDGEVVNRRRTISGPVTGLVAAARRERADSVRSEAGTNGSGERLRVERGGSPDGIPFAEEGNLTIKQRPRLLGPARGEAGEGLSPAHRHGDLAKVEASATLKRRIRARQSQQDGVRFVLTESDTVKRRPKTKDKEAALEPAPLAVYQNGTGTVKRRPASELSGAEPPPTPPPATRPDGPEYTLAPAEPKKPFKPPVSPKPVLTQPPQKVPGPPAPIPKKVPIPSPGSPEVKRVHGTPPPVSPKPTPPPTAPKPPKPHAAIQSVSASSTPAPSPARQLGPGAAKPSSTPPSLCSSPAKPLSPGAQPQQVPVKPPRSAIAGPSVDSAGPELAQQKLEETSASLAAALQAVEEKIKQEDSQMADSAVESKSTVSILDDIGSMFDDLADQLDAMLE, encoded by the exons ATGGGCAAGGACCAGGAGCTGGTGCAGGCGGTGAAGGCGGAGGACATCGCGGCcgtgcagaagctgctgcagaggccCAAGCCCGGCAAAGCCA aGCTCCTTGGATCAGCCAAGAAAGTCAATGTCAACTTCCAGGACACGGATGG GTTCTCGGCTCTGCACCATGCAGCACTCAACGGCAACACGGAGCTCatctcactgctgctggaggcacaggctgcagtggaCATCAAGGACAACAAAG GCATGCGGCCCCTGCACTACGCTGCTTGGCAAGGCAAGAAGGAGCCCATGAAAATGGTGCTGAAAGCAGGTTCCTCCGTGAATATCCCATCGGACGAGGGCCAGATCCCCCTGCACCTGGCAGCACAGCACGGGCACTACGACGTG TCTGAGATGCTCTTGCAGCAccagtccaacccctgcatCATGGACAATTCAGGCAAGACACCCCTGGACCTGGCGTGCGAGTTTGGCCGGGTTGGG GTGGTGCAACTGCTCCTGAGCAGCAACATGTGTGCGGCGCTGCTGGAGCCCAAGCCGGGGGACACCACAGACCCCAATGGCACCAGCCCCCTGCACCTTGCCGCCAAGAACGGCCACATCGACATCATCCG gctcctgctgcaggctggcatCGACATCAACCGGCAAACCAAGGCGGGCACGGCGCTGCACGAGGCGGCTCTCTGTGGCAAGACGGACGTGGTGCGGCTGCTGCTGGAT AGCGGGATCAACGCCCATGTCAGGAACACCTACAACCAGACAGCTCTCGACATCGTCAACCAGTTCACCACCAGCCAGGCCAGCAAGGAGATCAAGCAGATGCTGCGGG ATGCCTCCGCTGCTCTGCAGGTCCGGGCTATCAAGGACTATTGCAACAACTACGACCTGACCAGCCTCAACGTGAAAGCTGGGGATGTCATCACC gtgctggagcagcacgCGGACGGGCGCTGGAAGGGCTGCATCCATGACAACCGGACCGGCAACGACCGCGTCGGCTACTTCCCCTCCAGCCTCGTTGAGGCCATAAGCAAACGAACAG GTTCATGGGAGACTGTAACAATCCCCCAACAGTACCAAAAGATCCCGCTCCCGGCTTACGGGGCTGCTGTGCTAAACGGTGACGCCTCGTCCCATGCGTTCCATTCCCTGCCtccacctccacctccaccaccaCATTCCCATCAGACTCTTTTCAGTTCCTTTGGCTATCACAGGCTCTCCCCTAGCAGTGCCGACGAGCCGCGTTACGGACAAG GGTCCCGCGGGGCCGACATGAGCCCGTCCCACCTCTCGCCATCGCAGGGCGGATCAGTTGTGCCAGCTCCTGCCGAGGAGATCTGGGTGCTGCGGAAACCCTTCGCAG GTGGCGACcgcagcagcctgggcagcacgGGCAGCGTGGCCTCCGCCCGCAGCTCGGGGAGCGGGCAGAGCGCGGGCAGTGGGGCACACGCACTGCATGCTGGCTCTGAAGGCGTTAAG ctgctggcaACCGTCCTTTCCCAGAAGGCTTCTGCGCAAGAGACAGTCGTGGGCGATGGGCCGGCCAAGGCGCAGGACATCCCCGCAG GTTCATCGCGGTCCCAGAGCATGGCCGGGTCCCCGTATGgtccccagccccctgctgagccccagctgaagaagatggagccaCCATCAGAGGGGAAG AGCTCGGAGGCTGTGTACCAGTGGCTCTGCAagttccagctgcagctctacGCGCCCAACTTTATCAACGCTGGCTACGACATCACCACCATTAGCCGGATGACGCCAGAG GACCTCACAGCCATTGGTGTCACCAAGCCTGGGCACAGGAAGAAGATTGCCTCTGAGATCAACAACCTCAACATCCCTGAGTGGCTGCCAGAGTACAAGCCG GCCAACCTGGCGCTGTGGCTCTCTATGATTGGCCTGTCCCAGTACTACAAGGTGCTGGTGGAGAATGGCTACGAGAACATTGACTTCATCACCGACATCACCTGGGAGGACCTACAGGAGATTGGCATCACCAAACTAG GCCACCAGAAGAAGCTGATGCTGGCAGTGAagaagctggcagagctgcagcgcGCTGAGCTGGGCAAATATGAGCCAGGGACACTGAAGAGGAAGGCGTCAGCAGCAGCGTGCCCAGACGTCCTGGCCATTGAGTCTCCCCCACCAGAGCCAGCCGAGTGCCAGTCGCCCAAGATGACCACCTTCCAGGACAGCGAGCTCAGCAGCGAGTTGCAGGTGGCCATGACAGGCGAAGCCCCCGAGGAACCCCCCGAGAAGGCCACAAACACAGCAGCCCCTGGCTACCGCTCGCCCCCGGGGCTGGGTGGCCGTACCAGGCAGATGAGCAgctcacaggagctgctgggggacGGCCCTCGGGGACCCCCTGCTGCCGCCATCTCCAAGAGCCAGGAGTacctggcagagggagctggcgaggccccccccgcaccccccaaGGAGGGCCGTCAGCCCCGGCACGGCCACCCTGTCAAGCGTGCCAGCGTGCCACCGGTGCCTGGCAAGCCCCGGCAGCCCTTCGCACCTTCCACCGGGCACCTGACACCGCCACAGACGCCCAGCAAGCCGCGgcccccctccccacagggCCCGCTGGTCCCTCATGCCACCGCCAAGGTGAAGCCCACCCCGCAGCTGCTGCCTCCGGGCGATCGGCCCGTGTCACCCCGCTCCCTGCCCCAGTCGCCCACCCACCGTGGCTTCGCCTACGTGCTGCCGCAGCCAGCTGAGGGCGAGGGGGGACCCCCGGGCGtgcctgtcctgcctgtctCGGTGCCGGTGCTGTGCCTGCCGCCGGCaggtgagggtgaggaggagcCGGGGAGGCCAAAGAAGCGGGCGCACAGCCTGAACCGCTACGCCGCCTCCGACAGCGAGCAGGAGCGGGACGAGCTGCTGGTGCCGGACGCCGGGCCCTACGCCACCGTCCAGCGGCGCGTGGGACGCAGCCACTCGGTGCGAGCACCCGCCGGCGGCGACAAGAACGTGAACCGCAGCCAGTCCTTCGCTGTCCGCCCCAAGAAGAAGGGGCCTCCGCCGCCACCCCCCAAGCgctccagctctgccatctCCAGCACTGGTATGGCTGAGGACTTCCCCAAGGAGGGTGAGGGAGAAGTGGCTGCCGGGACCCCCACCGCTGAGGGCGAAAGCCGCCGGGAGCAGCGGCGGGCCAGCGACCTGGGCGGCAGCGTGGACACGGGCAGTGCCGGCAGCGTGCGCAGCATCGCGGCCATGCTGGAGATGTCCTCCATCGGCGGGGGGGCCCGGGCACTGGCGCTGCAGAAGCCACATGTGGCCGGTGGACCAGGGCCAGCTAAGGCGCCTGAGAGCTACTACCTGCAGCCCGGGGTCCCCCCAGGCAGCCCCGAGCGTGCCCGTGTGGCCACTGTCCTGGCCACTGTGAAGCACAAGGAGGCCATTGGGCTGGACGGGGAGGTGGTGAACCGGCGCAGGACCATCAGTGGCCCCGTCACCGGGCTGGTGGCAGCCGCCCGCCGTGAGCGCGCCGACAGCGTGCGGTCAGAGGCGGGTACCAATGGCTCGGGTGAGCGGCTGCGGGTCGAGCGTGGCGGCTCCCCGGACGGCATCCCCTTTGCCGAAGAGGGCAACCTCACCATCAAGCAGCGGCCACGGCTCCTGGGGCCAGCCCGTGGGGAGGCAGGTGAggggctgtccccagcccaCCGCCACGGGGACCTGGCCAAGGTGGAGGCCAGTGCCACGCTCAAGCGGCGGATCCGGgccaggcagagccagcaggacgGCGTCCGCTTCGTCCTCACCGAGTCCGACACGGTCAAGCGCAGGCCCAAGACCAAGGACAAGGAGGCGGCGCTGGAGCCGGCCCCACTTGCCGTCTACCAGAATGGCACAGGCACCGTCAAGCGGCGGCCGGCCTCCGAGCTGAGCGGGGCTGAgccaccccccacccctccacCTGCCACCCGCCCCGACGGCCCCGAATACACCCTGGCACCTGCTGAGCCCAAGAAGCCCTTCAAGCCACCCGTGTCTCCCAAGCCTGTGCTGACGCAGCCGCCTCAGAAGGTGCCAGGACCACCAGCGCCCATCCCCAAAAAGGTGCCCATCCCGAGTCCCGGCAGTCCAG AGGTGAAGCGGGTCCATGGCACACCTCCCCCTGTGTCCCCCAAGCCAACACCACCCCCCACGGCACCGAAGCCCCCCAAGCCCCATGCCGCCATCCAGTCGGTCAGCGCCAGCTCCACACCAGCCCCATCGCCCGCCCGGCAGCTGGGCCCCGGTGCCGCCAAGCCCTCCAGCACGCCCCCCTcgctctgctccagccccgcCAAGCCCCTCTCGCCCGGTGCGCAGCCCCAGCAGGTGCCGGTGAAGCCACCCCGCTCTGCCATCGCTGGCCCCTCTGTCGACAGCGCCGGCCCTGAGCTGgcacagcagaagctggaggagacGAGCGCGTCCCTGGCTGCTGCGCTGCAGGCCGTGGAGGAGAAGATCAAGCAGGAGGACAGTCAGATGGCAGA CTCGGCCGTGGAGTCGAAGAGCACCGTGAGCATCCTGGATGACATCGGCAGCATGTTTGACGACCTGGCAGACCAGCTGGATGCCATGCTGGAGTGA
- the TRAF7 gene encoding E3 ubiquitin-protein ligase TRAF7 isoform X2, translating to MSLRSTFSLHEEEEEPEPLVFAEQPSVKLCCQLCCSVFKDPVITTCGHTFCRRCALTSEKCPVDNAKLTVVVNNIAVAEQIGELFIHCKYGCRPAATSKPAAFEVDPRGCPFTIKLSARKDHESSCDYRPVRCPNNPSCPPLLKMNLEAHLKECEHIKCPHSKYGCTFIGNQDTYETHLETCKFEGLKEFLQQTDDRFHEMQVAMAQKDQEIAFLRSMLGKLSEKIDQLEKNLELKFDVLDENQSKLSEDLMEFRRDASMLNDELSHINARLNMGILGSYDPQQIFKCKGTFVGHQGPVWCLCVYSIGDLLFSGSSDKTIKVWDTCTTYKCQKTLEGHDGIVLALCIQGNKLYSGSADCTIIVWDIQNLQKVNTIRAHDNPVCTLVSSHNMLFSGSLKAIKVWDIVGTELKLKKELTGLNHWVRALVASQNYLYSGSYQTIKIWDIRNLECVHVLQTSGGSVYSIAVTNHHIVCGTYENLIHVWDIETKEQVRTLTGHVGTVYALAVISTPDQTKVFSASYDRSLRVWSMDNMICTQTLLRHQGSVTALAVSRGRLFSGAVDSTVKVWTC from the exons ATGTCCTTGCGCTCGACGTTCTCACTccatgaggaagaggaggagcca gagcCACTAGTGTTTGCGGAACAGCCGTCCGtgaagctgtgctgccagctgtgctgtAGTGTGTTTAAGGATCCAGTCATCACAACCTGTGGG CACACATTTTGTAGAAGATGTGCCTTAACATCTG AGAAGTGCCCCGTGGACAATGCCAAACTGACTGTGGTGGTGAACAACATCGCGGTGGCCGAGCAGATCGGGGAGCTCTTCATCCACTGCAAGTACGGCTGCCggcctgcagccaccagcaagCCTGCTGCCTTCGAGGTGGACCCCCGTGGCTGCCCCTTCACCATTAAACTGAGTGCCAGGAA ggatCATGAAAGCAGCTGTGATTACAGGCCAGTTCGCTGCCCCAATAACCCCAGCTGCCCACCTCTCCTGAAGATGAACCTGGAGGCACATCTGAAAGAGTGTGAGCACATCAAGTGTCCCCACTCCAAATATGG GTGTACGTTCATAGGAAATCAAGACACTTATGAGACCCACTTGGAGACGTGCAAGTTTGAGGGTCTCAAGGAGTTCCTGCAGCAGACAGACGATCGCTTCCATGAGATGCAGGTGGCAATGGCCCAGAAGGACCAGGAGATCGCCTTCCTGCGCTCCATGCTGGGGAAGCTCTCAGAGAAGATCGACCAGCTGGAGAAGAACCTGGAGCTCAAGTTTG ATGTGCTGGATGAGAACCAGAGCAAGCTGAGCGAGGACCTGATGGAGTTCCGCAGGGACGCCTCCATGCTGAAC gatGAACTCTCCCACATTAATGCTCGGCTCAACATGGGCATCCTTGGAT CCTATGATCCTCAGCAGATCTTCAAGTGCAAGGGCACCTTTGTAGGACACCAGGGCCCTGTCTGGTGTTTGTGCGTTTACTCCATAGGAGACTTGCTCTTCAGTGGCTCTTCAGACAAAACCATTAAG GTGTGGGATACCTGTACCACATACAAGTGCCAAAAGACCTTGGAGGGTCACGATGGAATTGTACTGGCTCTCTGCATCCAGGG GAACAAGCTGTACAGTGGCTCTGCTGACTGCACCATTATT GTCTGGGATATTCAGAACCTGCAGAAGGTGAACACGATCCGAGCACATGACAATCCTGTTTGCACTTTGGTCTCCTCACACAACATGCTGTTCAGTGGCTCTCTCAAGGCCATCAAG GTCTGGGATATTGTAGGTACCgagctcaaactgaagaaggagcTGACAGGTCTCAACCACTGGGTGCGAGCGCTGGTGGCTTCTCAGAACTATCTCTACAGTGGATCTTACCAGACAATCAAG ATCTGGGACATCCGCAATTTGGAGTGTGTCCACGTGCTGCAGACGTCGGGAGGCAGCGTCTACTCCATCGCTGTGACAAACCACCACATCGTCTGCGGCACCTACGAGAACCTCATCCAC gtCTGGGATATAGAGACAAAGGAACAGGTCCGCACGCTGACCGGGCACGTGGGCACAGTCTATGCCCTCGCTGTCATCTCCACGCCGGATCAAACCAAAGTCTTCAGTGCATCATATGACCGGTCTCTCAGG GTGTGGAGCATGGACAACATGATCTGCACCCAGACGCTGCTGCGGCACCAGGGCAGTGTCACTGCCCTCGCCGTCTCCAGGGGCCGCCTCTTCTCCGGCGCCGTGGACAGCACTGTAAAG GTCTGGACGTGCTAG